The proteins below come from a single Hirundo rustica isolate bHirRus1 chromosome 6, bHirRus1.pri.v3, whole genome shotgun sequence genomic window:
- the CDKN1C gene encoding cyclin-dependent kinase inhibitor 1C isoform X2, producing MSNVHLSGTAALERLSARRALAGHGRSPVCRSLFGPVDHEELGRELRERLREMGEDDQRRWDYNFQTDTPLPGPGRLRWEEVEAGAVPAFYRETLQVGRCRVPLLQAPPSPQPPPAASKGPGGRLSRENRAAPRRRGMHLRQRGPTARITDFFARRKRPAEPKAAAAAERTAGCPPPPAAVPVEQTPRKRLR from the exons ATGTCCAACGTGCACCTCTCCGGCACCGCCGCCCTGGAGCGCCTCTCGGCCCGGCGAGCCCTGGCCGGGCACGGCCGCAGCCCCGTCTGTAGGAGCCTCTTTGGGCCGGTGGACCACGAGGAGCTGGGCCGGGAACTGCGAGAGCGCCTGCGGGAGATGGGGGAGGACGACCAGCGCCGCTGGGACTACAACTTCCAAACCGACACGCCGCTGCCGGGGCCCGGCCGCCTGCgctgggaggaggtggaggcCGGCGCCGTGCCCGCTTTCTACAGGGAGACTCTGCAGGTGGGACGGTGCCGCGTCCCGCTTCTCCAGGCGCCCCCGTCTCCGCAGCCGCCTCCCGCCGCCAGCAAGGGGCCCGGGGGGCGCCTGAGCCGGGAGAAccgcgccgcgccccgccgccgcggcaTGCATCTCCGCCAGAGGGGCCCCACCGCCCGCATCACAG ATTTCTTCGCGAGGAGAAAAAGGCCGGCGGAGCCcaaggcggcggcggcggcggagcgcaCCGCCGGCTGCCcaccgccccccgccgccgtGCCGGTTGAGCAGACCCCCCGCAAGCGGCTCCGGTGA
- the CDKN1C gene encoding cyclin-dependent kinase inhibitor 1C isoform X1 yields the protein MSNVHLSGTAALERLSARRALAGHGRSPVCRSLFGPVDHEELGRELRERLREMGEDDQRRWDYNFQTDTPLPGPGRLRWEEVEAGAVPAFYRETLQVGRCRVPLLQAPPSPQPPPAASKGPGGRLSRENRAAPRRRGMHLRQRGPTARITGAWVSGGRGGVPPQWLTDASFLSVPHPDFFARRKRPAEPKAAAAAERTAGCPPPPAAVPVEQTPRKRLR from the coding sequence ATGTCCAACGTGCACCTCTCCGGCACCGCCGCCCTGGAGCGCCTCTCGGCCCGGCGAGCCCTGGCCGGGCACGGCCGCAGCCCCGTCTGTAGGAGCCTCTTTGGGCCGGTGGACCACGAGGAGCTGGGCCGGGAACTGCGAGAGCGCCTGCGGGAGATGGGGGAGGACGACCAGCGCCGCTGGGACTACAACTTCCAAACCGACACGCCGCTGCCGGGGCCCGGCCGCCTGCgctgggaggaggtggaggcCGGCGCCGTGCCCGCTTTCTACAGGGAGACTCTGCAGGTGGGACGGTGCCGCGTCCCGCTTCTCCAGGCGCCCCCGTCTCCGCAGCCGCCTCCCGCCGCCAGCAAGGGGCCCGGGGGGCGCCTGAGCCGGGAGAAccgcgccgcgccccgccgccgcggcaTGCATCTCCGCCAGAGGGGCCCCACCGCCCGCATCACAGGTGCGTGGGTCtccggggggcgcgggggcgTCCCACCGCAGTGGCTGACGGACGCCTCCTTTCTCTCCGTACCCCATCCAGATTTCTTCGCGAGGAGAAAAAGGCCGGCGGAGCCcaaggcggcggcggcggcggagcgcaCCGCCGGCTGCCcaccgccccccgccgccgtGCCGGTTGAGCAGACCCCCCGCAAGCGGCTCCGGTGA